One window of the Eucalyptus grandis isolate ANBG69807.140 chromosome 6, ASM1654582v1, whole genome shotgun sequence genome contains the following:
- the LOC104450730 gene encoding uncharacterized protein LOC104450730, whose protein sequence is MGGSSPPPPPLLLLLLLLSPAAASSNGYRSAIGDPGMKSPNVRVGFEAWNFCNEVGAEAPAMPSPRLADCSDLLCPSFPGLSLTPSDGGSECVVHQKVKESDNSLRAGDAFRLEGFQAYEDPDLYAAEKELYLGSLCEANDSAEPWQFWMVMLKNGNFDKNTTLCPENGKKVSKIVTDRSFPCFGSGCMNQPLVYHNQSRLVDGEMASLTGGFYGTYDLDADLSKGTGNNSYFSVLWQKNMSSGSWIFSHILRTNAKYPWLMLYLRADATNGFNGGYHYQGQGIMRKLPESPNFKVRLTLNVKRGGGPNSQFYLLDIGSCWKNSGDPCDGDVLTDVTRYSEMIINPETTSWCRPENLVSCPPYHVSVSGEIIYRNETSRFPYAAYHLYCGPGNANHLEKPYDICDPYSNPQAQELVQLLPHSEWAVHGYPEKQGDGWVGDSRTWELDVGALSHRLYFYQDPGTEPAKRIWSSIDVGTEIYVSRSGAIAEWSVSDFDVLVPEDVTYDGEITDQVSVL, encoded by the exons ATGGGTGGctcttcgccgccgccgccgccgcttcttcttcttctgctgctaCTGTCTCCGGCGGCCGCGTCTTCGAATGGGTATCGGTCGGCAATTGGAGACCCTGGAATGAAGAGCCCCAACGTCAGAGTCGGCTTCGAAGCTTGGAACTTCTGTAACGAGGTGGGCGCGGAGGCTCCCGCCATGCCCAGCCCCAGGCTCGCCGATTGCTCTGATTTGCTCTGCCCTTCCTTTCCCG GTTTAAGTTTAACGCCTTCTGATGGTGGGAGCGAATGCGTGGTCCATCAGAAGGTGAAGGAATCGGACAACAGTTTGAGGGCAGGCGATGCGTTTCGTCTGGAGGGTTTTCAGGCGTACGAAGATCCGGATCTGTATGCTGCCGAGAAAGAGCTGTACCTTGGTTCTCTCTGCGAGGCAAATGACTCTGCGGAACCGTGGCAATTCTGGATGGTCATGCTCAAGAATGGTAATTTCGATAAGAACACCACCCTCTGTCCTGAGAACGGGAAGAAAGTCAGCAAAATAGTGACCGACAGGAGCTTTCCCTGTTTCGGTAGCGGCTGCATGAATCAGCCCTTGGTTTACCATAATCAGTCGAGATTGGTTGATGGTGAAATGGCTTCTTTGACTGGAGGTTTTTACGGGACGTATGACCTTGATGCTGATTTGAGCAAAGGCACTGGAAACAACTCGTACTTTTCGGTCTTGTGGCAGAAGAATATGAGCTCAGGAAGTTGGatattttctcatatattgAGAACGAATGCCAAGTATCCTTGGCTTATGTTGTACTTACGGGCAGATGCTACAAACGGATTTAATGGTGGTTATCATTATCAGGGTCAGGGAATCATGCGAAAG tTGCCAGAATCTCCAAACTTCAAAGTAAGATTGACTCTTAATGTGAAACGTGGCGGAGGGCCTAATAGCCAATTCTATCTACTCGATATAGGAAGCTGTTGGAAGAATAGCGGAGATCCGTGTGATGGCGATGTACTCACAGATGTGACTAGATACAGCGAGATGATAATCAATCCAGAAACTACAAGCTGGTGCAGACCGGAGAACCTTGTCTCTTGTCCACCTTACCATGTCAGTGTTTCTGGCGAGATCATATATAGGAACGAGACGTCTCGGTTCCCCTATGCTGCTTATCATCTATATTGTGGCCCTGGGAATGCCAACCATTTGGAGAAACCATATGATATCTGTGACCCTTATAGCAATCCACAAGCACAGGAACTTGTTCAACTTCTGCCACATTCTGAATGGGCAGTCCATGGCTATCCTGAAAAGCAAGGTGATGGATGGGTTGGAGATTCTAGGACATGGGAACTTGATGTCGGAGCGCTGTCCCATCGTCTATACTTTTACCAG GATCCGGGAACAGAACCAGCAAAGCGTATATGGTCCTCGATCGATGTTGGTACAGAAATTTATGTCAGCCGGAGCGGGGCAATTGCAGAGTGGAGTGTTAGCGATTTTGATGTGCTGGTCCCCGAAGATGTCACGTATGACGGTGAAATAACTGACCAAGTTTCGGTTCTTTGA
- the LOC104450731 gene encoding protein PARTING DANCERS codes for MENTVARSERHPTPLFPSNAAPRSGRAGVCLMKTTWRNGQEESFIFFISSFLSSNSFRLNFVSIDPDFIFNCGGLSVAFVFITTWECNLVPYMFSRIQKLKEEFAHFYVVVTLQTKEQNDSFIHSYFKFGMELGRPTFVPVPDVEMGFEKIVKIALSLGVSKQQHGVWKLKAERMRSMQRMDLFLGIVTSIPGIDNHDANLLNQAIGSIEAIAKASKEDILDKTDLSAEKADIIRRFFRDPKFYLSPKLS; via the exons ATGGAGAACACCGTTGCTCGCAGCGAACGACATCCGACGCCTCTCTTCCCATCAAACGCCGCGCCGCGTTCAG GTCGTGCGGGGGTTTGCTTGATGAAAACTACTTGGAGGAACGGACAAGAGGAGTCCTTTATCTTTttcatctcctccttcctcaGTTCGAATTCTTTCCGCCTTAACTTCGTCTCTATTGACCCG GACTTTATTTTTAACTGCGGGGGCCTGTCGGTGGCTTTCGTCTTTATTACGACTTGGGAGTGCAAccttgttccatatatgttcagCAG GATTCAGAAACTGAAGGAGGAATTTGCGCATTTTTATGTTGTTGTCACTCTCCAAACGAAGGAGCAAAATGATTCTTTCATCCACTCTTACTTCAA ATTTGGAATGGAGCTTGGCAGGCCAACATTCGTTCCTGTTCCTGACGTAGAGATGGgctttgagaagattgtcaAGATAGCTCTCTCCCTTGGGG TAAGCAAGCAGCAGCATGGTGTATGGAAATTGAAGGCCGAG AGGATGCGGTCGATGCAGAGGATGGATCTCTTTCTTGGAATTGTCACATCCATACCTGGCATTGACAATCATGATGCTAATTTG CTTAATCAAGCTATTGGTTCCATTGAGGCAATTGCTAAGGCATCAAAGGAAGACATTTTGGACAAAACTGACCTTTCAGCCGAGAAGGCAGACATCATCAGGAGGTTTTTCAGAGATCCCAAGTTTTACCTCAGTCCCAAGTTGAGCTGA